The Dioscorea cayenensis subsp. rotundata cultivar TDr96_F1 chromosome 8, TDr96_F1_v2_PseudoChromosome.rev07_lg8_w22 25.fasta, whole genome shotgun sequence genome segment CTAGCTTTCCCAGCCGTCCGATCTAGATCAAACGGCGGTAGGGAAATCTTCAAAGGTGGTAAGTTGTTTCGCAGTTATGTGGTCACGGACCCTAGGATGCTCAAAAACGGTTTTGATCTCCAGACCTATAATTCAAACCATCTTCTCCAATCCCTCATCAACAATGAAGACCTCTTTGAAGTTGCTCGCCGGAATGCTTCTCAAGAACACCTTCACTGCAAACCGGATGATCTCCGGATGCACCAAGTTCGGCGAGCTTGATGAAGCCCGGAAGCTGTTTGTGCTCACCACCGAGCGCACTAAGGTCACCTGGACGATCATGATCGGCGCATTCTCGCAGTTGGGTTGTTCCAAGGAGGCGTTCGAGCTTTTCAATGATCCTCACGCTTCACGTTTGGTGAACCAAATTCATGTTGCAAAATCTGGTTTTGGGAGCACACTGTTAGTATGCAACACCTTGGTGGATTCTTATTCCAAGTGTGGCCTCATCGATGTTGCTCGATGCCTTTTCGATGAAATGCCGGAGAGGGACACAGTGGCATACAATGCCTTGTTGATGGGTTATTCTAAAGAAGGATTCCACGGTGATGCTATGAAGCTCTTCATGGAGATGAGGAACTTGGAGTTGAAGCCCTCTCAGTTCACTTTCTCTGGAGTTTTAACTGCCGGAACAAGGCTCGAGGATCTTCGGTTTGGGCAGCAGGTTCAAAGTCTCATCATCAAATCAGACTTTTATTGGCATGTGTTTATTAACAATTCATTGTTGGATTTCTACTGGGAATGCAGGTGCATAAGTGGAGCTACAAAGTTGTTCGATGAAATGGCGGAGAGGGATAATGTTTCTTATAATGTGATGGTCTCTGGGTATGCATGGGCTGGGAGGACTAAAGAGTTTGGGAAACAGCTCCCTTTTGCTAGTATGTTGAGTATCACGGGTGCCTTGTC includes the following:
- the LOC120266742 gene encoding putative pentatricopeptide repeat-containing protein At2g01510, with translation MKTSLKLLAGMLLKNTFTANRMISGCTKFGELDEARKLFVLTTERTKVTWTIMIGAFSQLGCSKEAFELFNDPHASRLVNQIHVAKSGFGSTLLVCNTLVDSYSKCGLIDVARCLFDEMPERDTVAYNALLMGYSKEGFHGDAMKLFMEMRNLELKPSQFTFSGVLTAGTRLEDLRFGQQVQSLIIKSDFYWHVFINNSLLDFYWECRCISGATKLFDEMAERDNVSYNVMVSGYAWAGRTKEFGKQLPFASMLSITGALSDDR